The Polycladomyces zharkentensis DNA segment GCCATGGTGCCTGAGTGGTTTTCACTCGGTGTCCATCACGGCTTGTCCCGACGCCTGGAAAAACGATAACATATCCACCCCGCTCGTCCCATATACATGGGGACAGGATCAATCGCGAAAAGGGCGGGATCTTATGCGGGAATCATGGTGGTGGATATTGCTGAGGCGCCAGATCATCGGCAGGCGCTCAGGCAGGTGGTTGGCGCTTGTCGTGTTGTCTTTTGTCGTGGCGATCGGGTTGTACATGTGGACGGACTCGGGTTTCCGTACAGCGTGGAACATGCCGCTGGCGGGAAAGGTGATCGTGTTGGACCCGGGTCACGGCGGTCCTGATGGCGGGGCCGTCAGTGCAGACGGGCTGGTGGAGAAAGATGTGACCTTGCCGATCGTCCTTTATTTGCGGGACTATTTACAGGAAGCGGGTGCCCTTGTCGTATTGACACGGGAAGTTGACCGCGATTTGGCCGATGAAGGCACCAAAGGATTGAGCCGTCGCAAAACGCAGGATTTGTTCGCGCGGGCCAGGTTGATCAAAAGCAGTCGGGCTGACGCGTTGATCAGCATCCATCTCAATGCGATTCCTTCTTCCCGTTGGTCGGGGGCACAGACGTTTTATCATCCCAGCAGGGAGGCCAACAAACGATTGGCCACTTGGATTCAGAAAGAATTAACCCACAAGCTGGGCAATACCACCCGATTACCCAAACAAAACGGCGGGGTTTTCCTGTTGAAAACTTCGCCGGTACCGGCCGCATTGGTCGAGGTCGGTTTTTTGTCCAATCCCCGGGAGGCAGCGATGCTGAGGGATGAAGGATATCAAAAAAAGCTGGCGGCTGCCATCTATTACGGGATTCTCCGGTTCTATTCGGGTGAACGCTTACCGGATGAGGAACGATAGTGTGATATAATGGCATTGAAGACTGGAGACTGCTGACCAAGTGGTTGGGCCACACACGATGTCAGGAGCGGGTGAACCCGTCGAGTTTGGAGCTTGAGAGGCAATCGAAATGCCCGCTGATGTTGTCATCCACCTGAATAAAAACTGAATGAATATTGGGGTGTTGTCATCGATGTTGACCGAAGAGAGAGTGTTGGATGCCCTACGCGATGTGAAAGACCCCGAAATCAACAAGAGCTTGGTTGAGCTCAACATGATTCGCAATATTCGCATCCAGGGGAAAAAAGTGTCACTGGATGTGATTTTGACCATCCAAGGATGTCCGCTCAAGGAAAGAATCCGTGAAGATGTGGTACAGTCCATCCAGGCGTTGGGCGCGGAGGATGTGGACGTACGTTTCGGTTCCATGACCGATGAAGAGCGTTCCTCTCTTTCCGCCCGTTTGCAAGCTGAGCGCAGGGGACCGTCGGCCGCGGGCGGACCGATGCCGGGACAACCGATTTCACCGCTCTTGGCGGAGGATTCTCCGACCCGGTTTATTGCTGTGGCCAGCGGGAAAGGGGGCGTCGGTAAATCGACGGTCACCGTCAACCTCGCTGTCGCCTTGGCTCGTGAAGGAAAAAAAGTGGGGATCATTGATGCCGACATTTACGGGTTCAGTGTTCCGGATATGATGGGGATCGAACAGCGCCCCACTGTGATCGACAAAACGATTTTGCCGGTGGAGCGCTTCGGAGTCAAGGTGATGTCGATGGGCTTCTTCGTACAGGACAATTCGCCCGTCATCTGGCGCGGTCCCATGTTGGGCAAAATGTTGCGCAACTTTTTCACTGAGGTGCACTGGGGTGAACTGGACTACATGCTGTTGGACCTGCCGCCCGGAACCGGGGATGTCGCCTTGGACGTGCACCAATTGATCCCGCAAAGTTCGGAGATCATCGTCACGACGCCCCATGCGACTGCCGCATTCGTTGCCGCCCGCGCAGGAGCGATGGCGTTGCACACCAAGCACGAAATCCTGGGTGTGGTGGAGAACATGTCGTGGTACGCGTGTTCCGAGTGTGGTCACCGGGATTATGTGTTCGGGAAAGGCGGCGGGGAAAAATTGGCGCAGGAACTGCGTACGGAATTGTTGGTGCAGATCCCGTTGGGAGCACCGGACAATGATATGGACGCGCCCGATTTTGCACCTTCCGTTTACCGGCCGGAAACGGAAACAGGGAAACTGTACCGCCAATTGGCACAAAAGGTGATTCGCCTGACGGAAGTAACCACTGCATGACGGAAAAATAATATCGGGAAAGAAATGGACGATCCGGGTACAGAATAATCATGATCAGCGGGCGAGCCTTTGAATGAAAGCGTTTAGGTCGTGTCGGGTGAATCTTTCTCTTTCCGGGTCTTGGCTCGGCCGGGGTTGGTAAGCCGCTCGTCACTACCTGGAAGAACAGAAAAGAACCATACAGTCGTTCAATGACTTGAGGCAAACAGTCTTCACCGGGTTTACCGGTGCTTTTTTTGTGAAGGGAGGATGACGATGGGAGAAGCGCCGCTCATCCAATTACATGATGTAGTCAAAATATACCGGACAACCGAGGGGGAGTGGCGTCCCCTCGACGGAGTGACCGCCTCGATTAATGCCGGTCAGATGATTGCCGTCATGGGGCCTTCCGGCACGGGGAAAAGCACGTTGTTCCGCTTGCTGAACCGTTTGGAGGAGCCGGATCGGGGAAGCATCACCTATCGGGGGAAACCCTTGACCGAGTGGCACCCCGTTCGGCTTCGCCGGGAGGTTCATTATGTGTTTCAAACGCCTGTACTGTTTCCCGGAACGGTGGAAGACAATCTGTCCTATCCCTACAACTTGGCGGGAGAGAGGGTGAACCGGAAGGAATTGGTGCGTTTGTTGGAGCGGGTGGGCTTGCCCGCAGCGTATCTGTCGCGGCGGGTGGAACAGATGTCGGGTGGAGAAAAACAGCGGGTCAACCTGGCGCGGTCTTTGGCATTGGACTCCCCGGTACTGCTGATGGATGAGCCTACTTCCGCACTGGACCCGAAAGGGGCATCAGTGGTGGAACAGGAGATCTGCCGCTTGCACAAGGAAGGAAGAACCATTGTCTGGATCACGCATGATCCGCAACAGGCCGAGCGAATCGCAGAGGAAATCTGGGTTCTGGAAAACGGCCAACTGCGGCGGAAGGAGCGGGTGAAGACGTGACAGCGACGGCAACATTATGGACACTGGCATTTGTATTGGTGGCGATGGGTTTCTCGCTATGGTTGCGGCTGGGTCTGGAACGCGATCTTGTCATCGGGACGATTCGCGCTGCCATTCAGTTGACCGCCGTCGGGTATGTGCTGCATTTCGTTTTCAGCCGACAGAGTGCCTATTGGATGGTGTTGATGTGGACGGTGATGATCGTGGTCGCCGCTCGCAATTCAGCGACCCGCGGCAAGGGAATTCCCCGGATTTTCTTGCGCATTTTCTTTACATTGTCCGTGGTTACCGGGTTCACCCTGCTGATGATGGTCTGGATGAAACTGATACCGGTCAAAGCACAAGTTTTGATTCCCGTCAGCGGGATGGTCATCGGCAACAGTATGGTGGTTTCGTCCCTGTTGCTCAATCGGATGAAAGAACTGTCCGAATCCATGCGCGAGGAAATTCTGGTCGCATTGTCGCTCGGTGCCACACGCCGCCAGGCCAGTGCGCGTCTGTTGAAGCGTTCGATTCGTTCCGGCATGATCCCGATCATCGACTCGTTGAAAACCGTCGGCCTGGTACAGTTGCCGGGAATGATGACCGGATTGATCATTGCGGGTACCAATCCGATCGAAGCGGTACGATACCAGTTGCTGATCATGTTTTCATTCACTGCTTCTTCTGCGTTGACCAGCATTTTGTTGGGGTTTCTCGTCTATCCGACATTGTTCACGCCGGCTCACCAATGGATCGGGTGGCGTGAACGGGAGACGACCTGGGACGGGTTGGGAGGTGACTGATAAAGCCCGTTTGTCCGGGTGAACAAGGCCCCCTCTCATTCCGTAATGGAAACGCTTGAAGGTCGCTTCCGAGAAACAGACCATCTTTTTCCGGTTTTACGAAATGGCTGTCCTGAAAGCCCACGGCGACCATAGGAATTACCCTTGAGGTATTTGAATCGTGGGAAGTAAGACAGCTTTGCCCGTTATCCCTCATCGGGCTGTGCCCATCCTACTGGTAGTAGGATTTTGTACGTCATGGCAGGAGGTTCTGGTGGCGTAGATTTCCCATCAGGTATAACCTTGAGCGTGAGTAAAGGAAAATGAGCGCTACTGGTAATACCACGGGCACTTCCGTTGGTCGCAGGTACGCCGCTCTGGCGATACATGCAGCGTTATTTGTAAAACTGCTTGGGACGGGGTGATGACACACCCCAAAACTTGGGCATTGTCCAAAGCGGAAACGGACTGCGGACGCGAAACGACCCAAGAATCCTATGTCTTGGGCTCACATCTGATCTGCTGTTTTGTAAATAATCTCCTTAAAATCCATTATTTCCACCAAAAATAAAATCATTTTCTGGGACTTTAGGCCCATTACTTCAAGGACCCCACGATTTATAATGAGTATCGCTCGGGTCCTGTTTTTTGTTACTTCTTAGGGGTTGAAAGGAGAGGTCTGTTTGCCGAACAAAGCGATTAAGTTGGTTTCTTCCGTATTGTCGTTGGCACTGGTATCCACCATCGCACTGTCGCCTGCCGCCCATGCCGAAGGACGGTCCGGCGTGGCTTCCACTCAATCGGGGTTGAAAAAACAAGTTTGGGAGCAACGTTTGCAGGAGGCGATTCGGGACCATGCCACTGAGCTGAAGCAGGCCCGTGCTTCGTCGACCCAATCGGGTAACGTACGGGCGATGGATGTGGCCGCGGTGGACTATCAAAACCGGCTGGATGTGTACACATCCCATGAATACTTTTTCAGCGTGAGCAACGGCGGTACGCTGGAAGTGAAGGATCTCGCCCCCAGTGAATGGCTGGATTACGAGATCTATGATGCGTATACGGGAGAACCGGTGGAAGGCAACCAGTTGGCTGCGGGAGATTATGTGTTTGCAGTGTACAGCATTTCCGACACACCGGTGAGCTATCATTACCAACTGAGCGGTGTGACGTTCAGCAACGCCCCGACCCAATTGCCTTCTCTCTCCGTCACCAATCCGAGCGGTCATGAAACCCGGCTGGCCAAGGGAACGACCAGCTATACGTTCAACGGCAGTTCCGATGCCGACAGTTTGGACGTATATCCGAACGACGAAGAGCCGGTCAGCCTGACGGCACCCGGTACCTTCTCCTACGGCATGCGTTTGAACGGAGGCTGGAATTCCGCCGATTTTTACGCGATGCATGCCAACGGCAACGCAGTGATGTCTCATTACGATTTGCTGGTGCCCACCCTGAAACGCCTGGCGGGAGCGGATCGATATGAGGTATCAGCCAACATCAGCAAGGAACTGGAGCAAATCGGTCTGTATCCGGATACGATTGTGATCGCCCGTGGCGATCTGTTCACGGACGCGTTGTCCGGAGGTCCGCTGGCGGCTCAGGAAGCGGCTCCGATTTTGCTGACGTCAACCAGTTCGCTTCCCGGCTCCATCCAATCGGAAATTCAACGGCTTCATCCGCGCAGAGCCATCATCCTTGGCGGAACGGGGTCCGTTTCCACTACGGTGGAAAGCCAGCTGAAGTCGATGGGTGTCAGCGAGATTGAGCGTATTGCCGGGAGCGACCGTTTCGCCGTGTCGGCCGCTGTGGCTGCCAAAGTGGCGAGCCCGTACCAAGACACCGCCATTGTGGCGAGCGGGCTGAACTTCCCGGATGCGCTGTCATCCTCCAGCTTGGCGGGTCAGTTGGGCATGCCGATTTTGCTGGTGGGAACGGATAAAGTGCCGGCTTCTATCACTTCGTTCATCCAAAGTCACCCGAATATCAAACATTTCATCATCGTCGGCGGGCCGGCGACGGTATCTGACAACGTGAAAAACGAATTGAGCAAATACGGCACCGTGGAACGCATCAGCGGCGCCAACCGTTATCAGGTAGCCATCAATGTGGCCAAATACGGTATGGAACATTACGACATGGATCTGACCACGATGGTGTTTGCCCGCGGGGATGTCTTTGCCGATGCACTGTCAGGTGGTCCGTTGGCGGTATTCACCGGTGCCCCCATCATGTTAACCACCTCGACCAAGTTGGAGTCCAATGTGGAGGCATTCCTTTCCGAACACCGCGGGGAAACTGATCAAATGTACATTTTGGGCGGATACGGATCGGTATCGTCCACGACGGAACAACAATTGTCCAGTTATCTCAATTGAGCGAGCAACTCTCGCATCACCGGCCATACTGGCCGGTGGTTTTTTATGCCGAAAGTCGTATTTTAGGTCTTTTGACTCATTACAAATGCCCTTTCACCCATTAAAATGGAGTTGCAGTTGAAATTTGGAAAATCGGAGAGGAGTTCGGTGGCGTTGTCGAATGCGCGTCGAATTTCGGTTTTGCTCGTGGTGGTGTTGGTGGTTGCGCTTGTCGGTACGGGATTTTCGGCACCTTTTGCGGACGCGGCAAAACAGGTCGTCGGGAAACAGCCGACGGTCCAGAAAGGCAAGGTATTGATCAAAAAGCAACTGTTGCTCCATCAATGGAAAGCAGCCAAGCAGAATCAGCGTTTCCGCATCATGATGAACAGGGTGGACAAGCATCTCGCCAAATCGCAAACAGTTGAAAACGAGGCGCTGTTCCAAGGGCAAATCGACTTTTTCACTGTTCACCAGCATGCGTTTCAAACGGACGGAGGTACAGTACATGTGGAGTTGTCACCATCCGACGACTCAGTAGGGTACATGATTGTCCCGATGGACCCCGATGATAACAACGTCTACCTTGACGGTGACAATCTGCCTGCCGGGGCGTACGGTTTGGTCGTCTTCGGCGGCAGTGGGGAAATCCCTGTCGATTATTCGGTGAAGCTCACCGGAATCCCCTTCACGTACATCTCCCAAAAGCTGCCGCAATGGAATGTGACCAGCCCGGACAAAAGTTTCTATCGGATGGACAAGACGGATCAGAAACTGACGGTGAAAGCCGGTACAGACGCGCCGATGGCCGTGCTGTTCGTCAATGACGATGAGCCTTTGGAGCTGACCGATCCGCAAAACGTTCAGCAGGATGTCTACTTGCAATTGGGATTCAACACCATGTCATTGATGGCACTGAACCATGACGGCAGTGCGTTATGGAAGGGGTTCCATGTGATCAAACCGGGCTTGAAACGCATGGGTGGAAAAGACCGGTTTGAAGTGTCAGCCAACATCAGCAAGGAAATCAGCCACCGTTTCTACCGTCCGTCCACTGTTGTGCTGGCGCGTGGGGATGTGTTCACCGACGCTTTGTCAGGAGTACCTTTGGCCGTTTCATTGGAAGGGGCTCCGATTCTGTTGACCAACTCCAATGGGCTGCCCGCTGCCATCAAGGAGGAGATCAAGCGACTGGCTCCCGAAAGGGCAGTAATTCTGGGTGGCACCGGTTCCATTTCCACTTCTGTGGAAACACAGTTGAAACAACTGGGTATTCAAGATGTGGAGCGCATTTCCGGTTCCGATCGGTTTGCCGTTTCGGCAGCCGTAAGTTCCAAAGTGGCTGAGATCGGATCGGATACCGCGATCGTCGTAAGCGGAACCGTTTTTTCCGATGCCATGAGCAGTTCCAGTGTGGCGGGCTGGGGCGGCATGCCCATTCTGCTGACGCTCAAAGATCAACTGCCCGCCCCCATTAAAACCTTCATCGCCAAAAACCCGCAGATTGAAAACTTCATCATCGTCGGTGGGCCAGGTACCGTTTCCGATCAGGTAAAAGCCCAATTGCTTCAAGCTCGTCCCAGTGCGTCAGTGGAACGAATAGGCGGTGCGGACCGCTATGAGGTGGGGGTCAATGTCATCCATTACTTCGGCTTGCCGTCGTTCGCATTAACTTTTGCCCGCGGCGACCTGTTTAGCGATGCGCTGTCCGGAGCACCGCTGGCCGCCAATATGGGTGCGCCGATTCTGTTGACACCGTTGTCCAAGCTGGATCCCAAGGTGCAACGGTATCTGGATGTCAACGAAGGCAATACCGATGTGGTGTACATTTTCGGTGGATCGGCCTCGGTTTCCGATCAGGTGGCCAAACAATTATACGGGTATATTCCGTAAGAAATGTTTCACACCCCGACAATCGTCTGGTCGGGGTGTGTTTTTGTTACTTACTGACCACCTTGCCCTTGACCGCCTTGTCCTTGACCACCGCCGCCTTGTTGTCCGCCTTGACCACCCCCGCCTTGTCCGCCTTTTTGCTGAGCTTGTTTCACCGCCTCTTGCAGGAGTTTCATGAATTTCTCCTTGAAGCTGGGGGTTTGCAGGGCGTCTTCCATTACCTTCATGGTTTCTTTACGGTATTGCTGGCTTTTCATCAATTGCAGGACATTTTTCTCAAACTGCGGATCTTTCATGATATCGAGCATCAACTGTTGGTATTGAGGATCTTTCATCAGTTGCTTCATCAGGTTTTTCTGCTCGTTTTCCACTGTTTTGAACAGGTTTTTCGCCACTTCCGGCTTTTTCAACAGCGATTCCAATTCCTTTTTCGCATTGGGGTCTGTGAAGGATTTGGCCACCGCCGTTTCCAAATCCTTTTGCGTAAAGACCATATCCTTTTTGAATTCGGGGTCCTTCATCACTTCCTGCAGCGCTTTCTTTCCCTCTTTGGTGTGAAGGACATCCACCACCATTTGTTTCATCTGCTGATAGTCCGGTCCTTGCGTCTCTTCCGGCTTTTGAGCGGGGCTGCAGCCCGCCGTCGCCAAGATCGCCAGACCGGTCAGAAAGGCTAGGTACCGCATGTTTCGCCCCCGTTTCCATTTGCTCATACCGTTAATATGGATGAAAATCGCCTCGATTATGCCGACTGGCCAAAGGCGTTCTCCATTTGGTACAATCCAGTTGCAGTGAGTGAAACGGGGAGCGACGAAACAATGACGCTACGAAAATGGTTTTATCTGTTTTGGACGACGATGGCGTTGGGTGCGGTCGGTGCCGTCGTGGTGGGCGCGCTACTCAATGGGGTGACGGGATCGCTCGGTTTGGACATCAAAAAACAACTGTTTGCCGGTCTGATGTTTGCAGCAGTGGCAGAACTGGGATTTTTCGCTTACCTGATGTTCAACTGGCTGGGGAACGGATTTTTCCGCAATCCGTTTTGGTTCCGATTGGTACAAGTGTTGC contains these protein-coding regions:
- the cwlD gene encoding N-acetylmuramoyl-L-alanine amidase CwlD, with translation MRESWWWILLRRQIIGRRSGRWLALVVLSFVVAIGLYMWTDSGFRTAWNMPLAGKVIVLDPGHGGPDGGAVSADGLVEKDVTLPIVLYLRDYLQEAGALVVLTREVDRDLADEGTKGLSRRKTQDLFARARLIKSSRADALISIHLNAIPSSRWSGAQTFYHPSREANKRLATWIQKELTHKLGNTTRLPKQNGGVFLLKTSPVPAALVEVGFLSNPREAAMLRDEGYQKKLAAAIYYGILRFYSGERLPDEER
- a CDS encoding P-loop NTPase; translated protein: MLTEERVLDALRDVKDPEINKSLVELNMIRNIRIQGKKVSLDVILTIQGCPLKERIREDVVQSIQALGAEDVDVRFGSMTDEERSSLSARLQAERRGPSAAGGPMPGQPISPLLAEDSPTRFIAVASGKGGVGKSTVTVNLAVALAREGKKVGIIDADIYGFSVPDMMGIEQRPTVIDKTILPVERFGVKVMSMGFFVQDNSPVIWRGPMLGKMLRNFFTEVHWGELDYMLLDLPPGTGDVALDVHQLIPQSSEIIVTTPHATAAFVAARAGAMALHTKHEILGVVENMSWYACSECGHRDYVFGKGGGEKLAQELRTELLVQIPLGAPDNDMDAPDFAPSVYRPETETGKLYRQLAQKVIRLTEVTTA
- a CDS encoding ABC transporter ATP-binding protein, with amino-acid sequence MGEAPLIQLHDVVKIYRTTEGEWRPLDGVTASINAGQMIAVMGPSGTGKSTLFRLLNRLEEPDRGSITYRGKPLTEWHPVRLRREVHYVFQTPVLFPGTVEDNLSYPYNLAGERVNRKELVRLLERVGLPAAYLSRRVEQMSGGEKQRVNLARSLALDSPVLLMDEPTSALDPKGASVVEQEICRLHKEGRTIVWITHDPQQAERIAEEIWVLENGQLRRKERVKT
- a CDS encoding ABC transporter permease gives rise to the protein MTATATLWTLAFVLVAMGFSLWLRLGLERDLVIGTIRAAIQLTAVGYVLHFVFSRQSAYWMVLMWTVMIVVAARNSATRGKGIPRIFLRIFFTLSVVTGFTLLMMVWMKLIPVKAQVLIPVSGMVIGNSMVVSSLLLNRMKELSESMREEILVALSLGATRRQASARLLKRSIRSGMIPIIDSLKTVGLVQLPGMMTGLIIAGTNPIEAVRYQLLIMFSFTASSALTSILLGFLVYPTLFTPAHQWIGWRERETTWDGLGGD
- a CDS encoding cell wall-binding repeat-containing protein yields the protein MPNKAIKLVSSVLSLALVSTIALSPAAHAEGRSGVASTQSGLKKQVWEQRLQEAIRDHATELKQARASSTQSGNVRAMDVAAVDYQNRLDVYTSHEYFFSVSNGGTLEVKDLAPSEWLDYEIYDAYTGEPVEGNQLAAGDYVFAVYSISDTPVSYHYQLSGVTFSNAPTQLPSLSVTNPSGHETRLAKGTTSYTFNGSSDADSLDVYPNDEEPVSLTAPGTFSYGMRLNGGWNSADFYAMHANGNAVMSHYDLLVPTLKRLAGADRYEVSANISKELEQIGLYPDTIVIARGDLFTDALSGGPLAAQEAAPILLTSTSSLPGSIQSEIQRLHPRRAIILGGTGSVSTTVESQLKSMGVSEIERIAGSDRFAVSAAVAAKVASPYQDTAIVASGLNFPDALSSSSLAGQLGMPILLVGTDKVPASITSFIQSHPNIKHFIIVGGPATVSDNVKNELSKYGTVERISGANRYQVAINVAKYGMEHYDMDLTTMVFARGDVFADALSGGPLAVFTGAPIMLTTSTKLESNVEAFLSEHRGETDQMYILGGYGSVSSTTEQQLSSYLN
- a CDS encoding cell wall-binding repeat-containing protein, with the protein product MSNARRISVLLVVVLVVALVGTGFSAPFADAAKQVVGKQPTVQKGKVLIKKQLLLHQWKAAKQNQRFRIMMNRVDKHLAKSQTVENEALFQGQIDFFTVHQHAFQTDGGTVHVELSPSDDSVGYMIVPMDPDDNNVYLDGDNLPAGAYGLVVFGGSGEIPVDYSVKLTGIPFTYISQKLPQWNVTSPDKSFYRMDKTDQKLTVKAGTDAPMAVLFVNDDEPLELTDPQNVQQDVYLQLGFNTMSLMALNHDGSALWKGFHVIKPGLKRMGGKDRFEVSANISKEISHRFYRPSTVVLARGDVFTDALSGVPLAVSLEGAPILLTNSNGLPAAIKEEIKRLAPERAVILGGTGSISTSVETQLKQLGIQDVERISGSDRFAVSAAVSSKVAEIGSDTAIVVSGTVFSDAMSSSSVAGWGGMPILLTLKDQLPAPIKTFIAKNPQIENFIIVGGPGTVSDQVKAQLLQARPSASVERIGGADRYEVGVNVIHYFGLPSFALTFARGDLFSDALSGAPLAANMGAPILLTPLSKLDPKVQRYLDVNEGNTDVVYIFGGSASVSDQVAKQLYGYIP
- the gerD gene encoding spore germination lipoprotein GerD encodes the protein MRYLAFLTGLAILATAGCSPAQKPEETQGPDYQQMKQMVVDVLHTKEGKKALQEVMKDPEFKKDMVFTQKDLETAVAKSFTDPNAKKELESLLKKPEVAKNLFKTVENEQKNLMKQLMKDPQYQQLMLDIMKDPQFEKNVLQLMKSQQYRKETMKVMEDALQTPSFKEKFMKLLQEAVKQAQQKGGQGGGGQGGQQGGGGQGQGGQGQGGQ